One Herbaspirillum rubrisubalbicans genomic window carries:
- a CDS encoding methyl-accepting chemotaxis protein encodes MMQHLKIGSRLAFGFFLILTLATAILVIGLWRMAELEASNEYVIEKKVTAMTAALNMREAGSALALALRKVVTPTDAAEGKTEDAHLGKILQAYAGYEKQLTDLSPGGRGKELLLATSGEGKKLFPLVGQIRQQVGSNNYFDAAQQLKSDFLPAHEKWMSSVAALASFQQEDMQQAHAQARDSYRKAQIGMLAMGVLTLGLGCFFTFVITRSIVTPLKRAGQIAETISRGDLTQHAQAQGHDEAAHLVNTLDAMQANLAATLNEVKQSAAVIAVASHEIARGNVDLSNRTESQASSLEETASSMEQLTSTVQQNAANAQQANQLVLSASDHATKGGRVVGDVVTTMGSIKESSGKIVDIIGVIDGIAFQTNILALNAAVEAARAGEQGRGFAVVASEVRALAQRSAAAAKEIKQLISDSVDKVDTGGKLVDEAGATMSEIVASVKQVADIMGEITAASQEQSAGIAEVNHAITQIDEITQQNAALVEQAAAAAVSLQEQADVLAQAVAVFKLKTVLQVPTVSVPVPLRSVNAPPAVTAAAKPARLARDEEFEEF; translated from the coding sequence ATGATGCAACACTTGAAGATCGGCAGCCGCCTGGCGTTCGGATTTTTCCTCATCCTGACGCTGGCCACCGCGATCCTGGTCATCGGGCTGTGGCGCATGGCCGAGCTGGAAGCCAGCAACGAATACGTGATCGAAAAGAAGGTCACCGCCATGACCGCCGCCTTGAACATGCGCGAAGCCGGCAGCGCGCTGGCGCTGGCCTTGCGCAAGGTGGTCACGCCCACCGATGCGGCCGAAGGCAAGACCGAGGATGCGCACCTGGGTAAGATCCTGCAAGCCTATGCGGGCTATGAAAAGCAGCTCACCGACCTGTCCCCCGGCGGTCGCGGCAAGGAACTGCTGCTGGCCACCAGCGGCGAGGGCAAGAAGTTGTTCCCGCTGGTCGGGCAGATCCGCCAGCAGGTGGGCAGCAACAATTACTTCGATGCCGCCCAGCAGTTGAAGAGCGATTTCCTGCCGGCCCACGAAAAGTGGATGAGCAGCGTGGCCGCACTGGCCTCGTTCCAGCAGGAAGACATGCAGCAGGCCCACGCCCAGGCCAGGGACAGCTACCGCAAGGCGCAGATCGGCATGTTGGCCATGGGCGTGCTGACGCTGGGCCTGGGATGTTTCTTCACCTTCGTCATCACCCGCTCCATTGTCACGCCCCTGAAGCGCGCCGGCCAGATCGCCGAGACCATTTCGCGCGGCGACTTGACCCAGCACGCCCAGGCCCAGGGCCATGATGAAGCTGCGCACCTGGTCAATACGCTCGATGCCATGCAGGCCAACCTGGCGGCCACCCTCAACGAGGTCAAGCAAAGCGCCGCCGTCATCGCGGTGGCCTCGCATGAAATCGCGCGCGGCAACGTCGACTTGTCCAATCGCACCGAATCGCAAGCCTCCAGCCTGGAAGAAACCGCCAGTTCCATGGAGCAGCTCACCTCCACCGTGCAGCAGAACGCCGCCAATGCACAGCAGGCCAACCAGTTGGTGCTGTCGGCCTCGGACCACGCTACCAAGGGCGGACGCGTGGTGGGTGATGTGGTGACTACCATGGGCTCGATCAAGGAAAGCTCGGGCAAGATCGTCGACATCATCGGCGTGATCGATGGCATCGCTTTCCAGACCAACATCCTGGCCTTGAATGCCGCCGTGGAAGCGGCCCGTGCCGGCGAACAGGGGCGCGGCTTTGCGGTGGTGGCCTCTGAAGTGCGGGCACTGGCCCAGCGCAGCGCGGCTGCCGCCAAGGAAATCAAGCAACTCATCAGCGACTCGGTGGACAAGGTCGATACCGGTGGCAAGCTGGTCGACGAAGCCGGCGCCACCATGAGCGAGATCGTCGCCTCGGTCAAGCAGGTGGCCGACATCATGGGCGAGATCACCGCCGCCAGCCAGGAGCAGAGCGCCGGCATCGCCGAGGTCAACCATGCGATCACCCAGATCGATGAGATCACCCAGCAGAACGCAGCCCTGGTGGAGCAAGCCGCGGCGGCCGCCGTGAGCCTGCAGGAGCAGGCCGATGTATTGGCCCAGGCGGTGGCGGTGTTCAAGCTCAAGACGGTGCTGCAGGTGCCGACGGTGTCGGTGCCGGTACCGCTTCGCAGCGTCAATGCGCCGCCTGCGGTGACGGCGGCAGCCAAGCCGGCCAGGCTGGCTCGGGATGAAGAGTTCGAGGAATTTTGA
- a CDS encoding glycosyltransferase family 4 protein, whose amino-acid sequence MRIAIISDAGEPQVNGVVNTLRSTVRCLRGFGHEVLLLSPRDFRTFACPTYPEIRLAYKPYARIAAALEAFQPDCIHIATEGPMGLAARRYCLRHKLNFTTAYHTRFPEYLAARKLLPKAITYRLLRWFHGRSEAIMVPTPAMKTALEEEGFRNVVLWGRGVDTNHFRPAVEDHACIERPLFLYVGRVAVEKNIEAFLQLDLPGTKWVVGDGPQFEDLSTRYPEVRFLGAKGHDELPAYYNCADVFVFPSKTDTFGLVLLEAMACGIPVAAYPVEGPIDVVDNGVSGILRQDLKQACLQALKLDNEAVRAHAATRSWESATQQFLQHLHLARHKQPGQATAINPVRETSR is encoded by the coding sequence CCGGAGAGCCGCAAGTCAACGGCGTCGTCAACACCTTGCGCTCCACCGTGCGCTGCCTGCGCGGTTTCGGCCACGAAGTGCTGCTGCTGTCACCGCGCGACTTCCGCACCTTCGCCTGTCCGACCTACCCGGAAATCCGGCTGGCCTACAAGCCCTACGCCCGCATCGCTGCCGCCCTCGAAGCGTTCCAGCCGGACTGCATCCACATCGCCACCGAAGGCCCGATGGGCTTGGCCGCGCGGCGCTACTGCCTGCGTCACAAGCTCAATTTCACGACTGCCTATCACACCCGCTTCCCGGAATACCTGGCCGCCCGCAAGCTCTTGCCCAAGGCCATCACCTATCGTCTGCTGCGCTGGTTCCATGGCCGCTCCGAAGCCATCATGGTGCCCACCCCGGCGATGAAGACGGCGCTGGAAGAAGAGGGCTTCCGCAATGTCGTACTGTGGGGCCGTGGCGTCGATACCAATCACTTCCGCCCGGCGGTGGAAGACCATGCCTGCATCGAACGTCCGCTGTTCCTCTACGTAGGGCGGGTGGCGGTGGAAAAGAATATCGAAGCCTTCCTCCAGCTCGACCTGCCCGGCACCAAGTGGGTGGTGGGCGACGGCCCGCAGTTCGAAGACCTGTCCACGCGCTATCCCGAAGTGCGCTTCCTGGGCGCCAAGGGGCATGACGAATTGCCGGCCTACTACAACTGCGCCGACGTCTTCGTCTTCCCCAGCAAGACCGATACCTTCGGCCTGGTGCTGCTGGAAGCCATGGCCTGTGGCATTCCGGTGGCCGCCTATCCGGTCGAGGGGCCCATCGATGTGGTCGACAATGGCGTCTCCGGCATCCTGCGCCAGGACCTCAAGCAAGCCTGCCTGCAAGCCCTGAAGCTGGACAATGAAGCCGTGCGCGCCCATGCCGCCACCCGCTCCTGGGAGTCGGCCACCCAGCAGTTCCTGCAGCATCTGCACCTGGCGCGTCACAAGCAGCCGGGCCAGGCCACTGCCATCAATCCGGTACGCGAAACGTCCAGGTAA
- the sixA gene encoding phosphohistidine phosphatase SixA, which translates to MDLILWRHAEAELGEPDEGRALTPKGHKQAAKMAEWLDRNLPESCRILVSPATRTLQTVEALKRKYKVVADLAPNMSAADLLRAANWPDSREPVLIVGHQPTLGQVAAQLIAGQPQEWSLRKANVWWIAQRDRGDVTTNYLKAVIAPELLATSGKHSPR; encoded by the coding sequence ATGGACCTGATTCTATGGCGCCACGCCGAAGCCGAACTGGGCGAGCCCGATGAGGGTCGCGCCCTGACCCCCAAGGGCCACAAGCAGGCGGCCAAGATGGCCGAATGGCTGGACCGCAACCTGCCGGAAAGCTGTCGCATCCTGGTCAGCCCGGCCACCCGTACCTTGCAGACGGTGGAAGCCTTGAAGCGCAAGTACAAGGTGGTGGCCGACCTGGCGCCCAATATGAGCGCCGCGGACTTGCTGCGCGCAGCCAACTGGCCCGACAGCCGCGAACCGGTGCTCATCGTCGGGCACCAGCCCACCCTGGGCCAGGTGGCCGCGCAACTGATCGCCGGCCAGCCGCAGGAATGGTCGCTGCGCAAGGCCAATGTCTGGTGGATCGCCCAGCGTGATCGCGGCGATGTGACCACCAACTATCTCAAGGCCGTGATCGCACCGGAATTGCTGGCCACCTCGGGCAAGCACTCGCCACGCTGA
- a CDS encoding methyl-accepting chemotaxis protein yields the protein MTRLLANLKLWQKFALLGVLGLILFGVPTALYYGSTSHTIKLKQDEIAGVEPVRRLLRSVQLMQQHRGMSAVMLNGAADMAGPRQAKAAEVDQALQALGEGLAPMGRDDPQALGSFNKLVETWNKVRDAVAAKAITPPESFAAHSAAIAALFDLNERMLDYYHYTVDPDFDSTQLINAAFISMPALTEDLGRARARGASLLLKKELKMEDRLELVAMLERAQERLNAAKKSFSKGVAANPHLGTQLGSTFQQADRMGNEVIQLTREKILLPQEMSFSPDDYFKRFTAAIDEQFKATRAVTEALAAQLDAQNADLRRQQLSVLGAVLLLAALVAWLGVMITRSVSVPVQASVAMAGRVANYDLTARATVQGRDESAQLLGSLNDMTHSLGGIVGRVRTSIEVIQHASREIATGNADLSRRTESQASSLEETASAMEQLTSTVQNNAHSARQADQLASSASQLAERGGQVVGNVVDTMAQIRDSSRRIVDIISVIDGIAFQTNILALNAAVEAARAGEQGRGFAVVASEVRSLAQRSAGAAKEIKQLISDSVERVETGGQLVDEAGATMHEIVGSVRQVAGIMSEITQASEEQSNGISQVNDAIAQMEGITQQNAALVEEAAAAAESLQQQAELLWDAVSVFRIQEDAAHQPRQPQAVSQPHAAVSDTREGRLALT from the coding sequence ATGACAAGACTGCTTGCCAACCTGAAGCTATGGCAGAAATTCGCTTTGCTGGGCGTACTGGGACTGATTCTGTTCGGAGTGCCCACGGCCCTCTACTACGGCAGCACGTCCCACACCATCAAGCTCAAGCAAGATGAAATCGCCGGCGTGGAGCCGGTGCGCAGGCTCTTGCGCAGCGTACAACTGATGCAGCAGCATCGCGGCATGTCGGCCGTCATGCTCAACGGTGCCGCCGACATGGCCGGCCCGCGTCAGGCCAAGGCCGCCGAGGTCGACCAGGCCTTGCAGGCATTGGGTGAGGGACTGGCCCCGATGGGGCGCGATGATCCCCAGGCCCTGGGTAGCTTCAACAAGCTGGTCGAGACCTGGAACAAGGTGCGCGACGCCGTGGCCGCCAAGGCAATCACCCCGCCGGAGAGCTTCGCCGCCCACAGCGCAGCCATCGCTGCCTTGTTCGACCTCAACGAGCGGATGCTGGACTATTACCACTACACCGTGGACCCCGACTTCGACAGTACTCAACTCATCAATGCCGCCTTCATTTCCATGCCGGCGCTGACCGAAGACCTGGGCCGCGCGCGCGCCCGTGGCGCCAGTCTTCTGCTCAAGAAAGAATTGAAGATGGAAGATCGGCTGGAACTGGTGGCCATGCTGGAACGCGCCCAGGAGCGCCTCAATGCCGCCAAGAAATCCTTCAGCAAGGGCGTGGCGGCCAACCCGCACCTGGGCACGCAATTGGGCAGCACTTTCCAGCAGGCCGACCGCATGGGCAATGAAGTGATCCAGCTCACCCGCGAAAAGATCTTGCTGCCGCAGGAAATGAGCTTCTCTCCCGATGACTATTTCAAGCGCTTCACGGCGGCCATCGATGAACAGTTCAAGGCCACCCGTGCCGTCACCGAAGCCCTGGCCGCGCAGCTCGATGCGCAGAACGCCGACCTGCGCCGGCAGCAGTTGAGCGTGTTGGGTGCGGTGCTGCTGTTGGCGGCGCTGGTGGCCTGGCTGGGCGTGATGATCACGCGCTCGGTGAGCGTACCGGTGCAGGCCTCGGTGGCCATGGCCGGGCGCGTGGCCAACTACGACCTGACTGCGCGGGCCACCGTGCAGGGGCGCGATGAATCGGCCCAGTTGCTGGGGTCGCTCAATGACATGACGCACAGCCTGGGCGGTATCGTCGGTCGCGTGCGTACCAGCATCGAAGTGATCCAGCACGCCTCACGCGAGATCGCCACCGGCAATGCCGACCTCTCGCGGCGTACCGAATCCCAGGCGTCGAGCCTGGAAGAGACGGCCAGCGCCATGGAGCAACTGACCTCCACCGTGCAGAACAATGCCCACAGCGCGCGCCAGGCCGACCAGCTGGCCAGTTCGGCCTCGCAACTGGCCGAACGTGGTGGGCAAGTGGTGGGCAACGTGGTCGATACCATGGCGCAGATCCGGGATAGCTCGCGCCGCATCGTCGATATCATCAGCGTCATTGATGGCATCGCCTTCCAGACCAATATCCTGGCCTTGAATGCCGCAGTGGAAGCGGCCCGTGCCGGCGAGCAGGGGCGCGGTTTCGCCGTGGTGGCCTCCGAAGTGCGTTCGCTGGCCCAGCGCAGCGCCGGTGCCGCCAAGGAAATCAAACAACTCATCAGCGACTCGGTGGAGCGGGTGGAGACCGGTGGTCAACTGGTCGATGAAGCCGGCGCCACCATGCATGAGATCGTCGGCTCGGTGCGCCAGGTAGCCGGCATCATGAGCGAAATCACCCAGGCCAGTGAAGAACAGAGCAATGGCATCAGCCAGGTCAACGACGCCATCGCGCAGATGGAAGGCATCACCCAGCAGAATGCCGCCCTGGTCGAAGAAGCCGCCGCCGCCGCCGAGAGCCTGCAGCAGCAGGCCGAACTGCTGTGGGATGCGGTCAGCGTATTCCGCATCCAGGAGGACGCGGCCCACCAGCCGCGGCAGCCGCAGGCCGTCAGCCAGCCGCACGCCGCCGTCAGTGACACTCGGGAGGGGCGTCTGGCGTTGACTTGA
- a CDS encoding methyl-accepting chemotaxis protein, whose product MSFKNLSIRAQLAIAFLVLSILLLALGVSGLLGMSAAVSINRQLSEERLPKTVAADNMLIWVGRQRTSLDQAAMSLDAAWTERMYGMEANARKEALQWWDKYTALPQTEEGKVLVKKVSDGIAKTQVELDKFTQAIKSGERQAIADQARKVGQAYSAMQLDGQALNKYETEQAVQSLAASNARYEASRIFSISAIIVGLLLACFSWWSLRRAIGEPMQRALRHFDAIASGDLTQPVHVHSSNEMGQLLQGLARMQESLSRTVRAVRGGSEAIATATREIASGNLDLSARTEQQAASLEETASSMEELTSTVKHNADNARQATTLAVNASTIAADGNVVVGQVVQTMEQIRESSSRITDIVSIIDGIAFQTNILALNAAVEAARAGEQGRGFAVVATEVRALAQRSSSAAKEIKDLIMHSVERVQAGSELVGQAGDTMSDVIQAVQRVTDIMSEISAASNEQSAGIDQVSRAVTQMDEATQQNAALVEQASAAAKSLQQQAQALMQEVAIFRVEPGAVEAAPVPPRAAAPRPVPKAVTPAKPVTPKAAPLTKRAALPAAPVTPPAAPAAKPASRATPVGDDGDWETF is encoded by the coding sequence ATGTCCTTCAAGAATCTTTCCATCAGGGCGCAACTCGCCATTGCCTTCCTTGTGCTGTCCATCCTGCTGCTGGCCCTGGGGGTATCGGGCCTGCTGGGCATGTCGGCAGCTGTGAGTATCAATCGTCAGTTGTCAGAGGAGCGTCTTCCCAAGACCGTGGCCGCCGACAACATGCTGATCTGGGTTGGCCGCCAGCGCACTTCGCTGGACCAAGCCGCCATGAGTCTGGATGCCGCCTGGACCGAACGCATGTATGGTATGGAAGCCAATGCCCGCAAGGAAGCCTTGCAGTGGTGGGACAAGTACACCGCCTTGCCACAGACCGAAGAGGGCAAGGTGCTGGTCAAGAAAGTCTCGGATGGTATTGCCAAGACCCAGGTGGAACTGGACAAATTCACCCAGGCCATCAAGTCCGGCGAGCGTCAGGCCATTGCCGACCAGGCCCGCAAAGTGGGGCAGGCCTACAGCGCCATGCAGCTCGACGGCCAGGCCTTGAACAAGTATGAAACCGAGCAGGCCGTGCAGAGCCTGGCGGCTTCTAATGCGCGTTACGAGGCCTCGCGCATTTTTTCCATCAGCGCCATCATCGTCGGCCTGCTGCTGGCCTGCTTCAGTTGGTGGTCACTGCGCCGCGCCATCGGTGAGCCGATGCAGCGCGCCCTGCGCCACTTCGACGCCATCGCCAGTGGTGACCTGACCCAGCCGGTGCACGTGCATTCCAGCAATGAAATGGGCCAGTTGCTGCAGGGGCTGGCGCGGATGCAGGAAAGCCTCTCGCGCACCGTGCGCGCCGTGCGGGGAGGCAGTGAGGCCATTGCCACGGCCACCCGCGAGATCGCCTCCGGCAACCTGGACCTGTCGGCCCGCACCGAACAGCAGGCGGCCTCGCTGGAAGAAACCGCCTCCAGCATGGAAGAGTTGACCAGCACCGTGAAGCACAACGCCGACAATGCCCGCCAGGCCACCACGCTGGCGGTCAATGCCTCCACCATCGCCGCCGATGGCAATGTCGTGGTGGGGCAGGTGGTGCAGACCATGGAACAGATCCGCGAGAGTTCGTCGCGCATCACCGATATCGTCAGCATCATCGATGGCATCGCCTTCCAGACCAATATCCTGGCCTTGAATGCCGCAGTCGAAGCGGCCCGCGCCGGCGAACAGGGACGCGGCTTTGCGGTGGTCGCCACCGAGGTGCGGGCGCTGGCGCAGCGTTCTTCCAGTGCGGCCAAGGAGATCAAGGACTTGATCATGCATTCGGTGGAGCGGGTGCAGGCCGGTTCCGAACTGGTGGGCCAGGCTGGTGACACCATGAGCGATGTGATCCAGGCAGTGCAACGCGTGACCGACATCATGAGCGAGATTTCGGCCGCTTCCAACGAGCAGAGTGCCGGCATCGACCAGGTCTCGCGCGCGGTCACGCAGATGGATGAAGCTACCCAGCAGAATGCGGCCTTGGTGGAACAGGCCAGCGCGGCGGCCAAGTCGCTGCAACAACAGGCTCAGGCCCTGATGCAGGAAGTGGCGATCTTCCGCGTGGAGCCGGGTGCGGTCGAGGCGGCGCCCGTGCCGCCGCGGGCTGCAGCGCCGCGACCGGTGCCCAAGGCGGTGACGCCGGCCAAGCCCGTCACGCCCAAGGCCGCTCCGCTGACCAAGCGTGCGGCCCTGCCGGCAGCGCCTGTGACTCCCCCTGCTGCTCCTGCGGCCAAGCCAGCCTCGCGTGCCACGCCGGTTGGCGATGACGGCGACTGGGAGACCTTCTGA